In Bythopirellula goksoeyrii, a single window of DNA contains:
- a CDS encoding flavin-containing monooxygenase yields MTSLHADRYCILGAGTSGLAVAKNFLQRSIPFDCLEREDSIGGNWCYGKPASSVYASTHTISSKQLTEYTDFPMPEEYPEFPDHKQVYAYLQEYARHFGLSKHIQFNTTVERIEPTATNWHVTLASGETRTYRGVVIANGHNWDPRFPDFPGAFSGTSLHSSEYKTPDVLTGNRVLVVGCGNSGCDLAVEAAIHAASAFHSIRRGYPILPKFFKGKPIDQCGETLLRWRIPLPLRRLAAKLVVRWVLGPPELVGLPRPDHKLFETHPVINSRLHDQIAHGNLREKPNVAELAGHTVRFVDGTSEQIDVILYATGFKLSFPFVDRKELNWRDGRPNLYLNIFHPERNDLFCAGLIQPDSGQWGLVDYQAQLIANYLVSQEKNSPAASRLNKRKRTSVNSWQGRGTYLDSPRHRVEVEHFGYRQELRKLIGELA; encoded by the coding sequence ATGACTTCTCTACACGCCGATCGTTATTGCATCCTGGGTGCCGGCACTTCGGGGTTGGCCGTGGCGAAGAATTTTCTGCAGCGGAGTATCCCTTTCGATTGCCTGGAGCGAGAGGACTCGATCGGAGGCAACTGGTGCTACGGCAAACCAGCCAGCAGCGTCTACGCTTCGACGCATACAATCTCGTCCAAGCAGCTCACCGAGTACACCGATTTCCCCATGCCGGAGGAGTACCCCGAGTTCCCCGACCACAAGCAGGTCTACGCTTATCTTCAAGAATACGCCCGGCACTTCGGTCTCTCTAAGCACATCCAGTTCAACACGACGGTTGAGAGAATCGAACCGACCGCGACCAACTGGCACGTTACTCTTGCCAGTGGCGAAACTCGCACCTACCGCGGCGTAGTCATCGCTAACGGCCACAATTGGGATCCCCGTTTTCCAGATTTCCCCGGCGCGTTCAGCGGTACATCGCTGCATTCGAGCGAGTACAAGACTCCCGACGTGCTCACCGGCAATCGGGTGCTTGTCGTCGGCTGCGGTAATTCTGGTTGTGATTTGGCTGTCGAGGCTGCAATCCATGCCGCCAGTGCATTTCACAGCATCCGTCGTGGCTACCCGATCCTGCCTAAGTTCTTCAAAGGCAAGCCCATCGACCAATGCGGCGAAACCTTGCTCCGTTGGCGGATTCCTCTGCCGCTGCGACGTTTGGCGGCCAAGCTCGTCGTCCGTTGGGTACTCGGCCCGCCGGAACTCGTCGGCCTGCCCCGCCCCGATCACAAACTCTTCGAGACTCACCCGGTCATCAATTCCCGACTGCACGACCAGATCGCCCACGGCAATCTGCGCGAAAAACCGAATGTCGCAGAACTCGCTGGCCATACCGTGCGATTCGTCGATGGCACTTCAGAGCAAATCGACGTGATCCTCTACGCCACCGGATTCAAACTGAGCTTCCCCTTCGTCGACCGCAAGGAACTCAATTGGCGCGACGGCCGCCCCAACTTGTATCTAAATATCTTTCATCCCGAGCGAAACGACCTCTTCTGCGCCGGCCTCATTCAGCCTGATAGCGGTCAATGGGGACTGGTTGACTACCAGGCACAGCTAATCGCCAATTATCTCGTATCGCAAGAGAAGAATTCCCCAGCAGCCTCGCGGCTCAACAAGCGAAAGCGAACCTCGGTCAATAGCTGGCAAGGCCGAGGAACGTACCTCGATTCACCACGCCATCGGGTCGAAGTAGAGCATTTCGGTTATCGGCAAGAATTGCGGAAGCTGATCGGGGAATTGGCTTGA
- a CDS encoding EF-hand domain-containing protein, whose protein sequence is MRAKTLFLLVAFPLISTGIANAQPEGDRPDRPHRDPEMRQKMLEEFDADGDGKLNDEERQQARETMRERRGGPAGQDRPGRGGPQGRRGRGGEGRPDPNELFDEFDANGDGQLSREEFMKLTESQRGRRGGPGGGGGPGGPRADRAPRPDAPEGANRPRRPEGDGPPPRRADSEGPRLRDGADRAPLQNQVDGPPRAGRGPRFGPGGPEGRPDPNEVFDRFDENGDDQLSREEFMKLTDSMRQSMSERGRRPGGPRGEGFGPPDRDRPGRPERPERPARPPRPESE, encoded by the coding sequence ATGCGAGCCAAGACACTATTCTTATTGGTAGCTTTCCCGCTCATTTCGACCGGGATCGCCAACGCGCAGCCCGAAGGCGATAGACCGGACCGCCCCCATCGTGATCCGGAAATGCGTCAGAAAATGCTCGAAGAATTCGACGCCGACGGTGACGGTAAACTCAATGACGAAGAGCGCCAGCAGGCACGCGAAACTATGCGTGAACGTCGCGGAGGCCCCGCTGGACAAGACCGTCCTGGTCGCGGAGGACCTCAAGGGCGACGCGGACGAGGCGGTGAAGGTCGTCCCGATCCCAACGAATTGTTCGACGAGTTTGATGCAAATGGTGACGGTCAACTTAGCCGTGAAGAATTCATGAAGCTCACCGAGTCTCAACGTGGCCGCCGTGGAGGTCCTGGTGGTGGTGGAGGTCCTGGTGGTCCTAGAGCTGATCGTGCTCCCCGGCCTGATGCACCTGAAGGTGCCAACAGACCACGCCGCCCTGAAGGTGACGGACCGCCACCACGCCGAGCCGACTCCGAGGGACCCCGACTACGAGATGGTGCTGACCGTGCTCCGCTTCAGAACCAAGTAGACGGCCCGCCTCGAGCTGGGCGCGGACCAAGATTCGGTCCTGGTGGCCCTGAGGGTCGACCGGACCCCAATGAGGTATTCGATCGATTTGACGAAAACGGCGACGATCAACTCAGCCGTGAGGAGTTCATGAAACTCACGGACTCAATGCGCCAAAGCATGTCCGAGAGAGGCCGCCGGCCAGGTGGTCCCCGCGGCGAAGGGTTTGGCCCGCCAGATAGAGATAGGCCTGGACGTCCCGAGCGGCCAGAACGACCCGCTCGTCCACCCCGTCCGGAGTCCGAATAG
- a CDS encoding cation:proton antiporter — protein MAAQEVFTRRDTTMEYSLYIACILALGIIAQWLAWRLQFPAIVLLLIFGFALGQFTDLRSGPNQELFFACVSLAVGIILFEGGLSLDFREIKGVRAVVFRLVSLGLVVTWLLTAWFAHRVAGFSMEMSLLLGALLTVSGPTVVMPLLRQVQPAKRIGSLMKWEGIVNDPIGAVLAAIVFELILHRSSGSIASDSLASLGLTLLTALVLSSLTAVLILQMLRRYWVPDFLQNPLVLALVMLVFALSNQLQHESGLVTITLLGVILANQHSVPIRHIAEFKENLRTLLISTLFIVLAARIRVDMQALEMLGWRSIAFVALLILVVRPLAVLISTVGSALTWSERLLLAWMHPRGIVAAAVSSLFALEIVRVLGPDDPLAKEANRFVLTVFLVIVITVIVYGLPLSWLARRLGLSRQNPQGVLFAGASPAVREIAQALKKEEIAVMVVDTNPRNNSAARMAGLPVIFASIGSELVREKTDLGGIGRMLAMTPNDEVNTLAAMAYAERFGRSEVYQLATGEISNGNNERKATYRKGRILFAEPVTYDELTKRFNSGQQVKSTLLSEDFTFTDFVDRYGESALVLFRIDTAGKLLVATNETEMTPQAGQKIIALVDEVEEE, from the coding sequence ATGGCTGCTCAAGAAGTATTCACCCGCCGAGACACGACCATGGAATATTCCCTCTACATCGCCTGCATATTGGCCCTGGGTATCATCGCGCAATGGCTAGCCTGGCGGCTTCAATTCCCCGCGATTGTACTGCTGCTGATTTTTGGCTTTGCGTTGGGGCAGTTCACGGATTTGCGATCAGGCCCCAATCAGGAATTGTTCTTCGCCTGTGTTTCTCTGGCAGTAGGAATCATTCTCTTTGAGGGGGGCCTGAGTCTGGATTTTCGTGAAATCAAAGGAGTCCGCGCCGTTGTATTCCGGCTAGTGAGCCTCGGCCTCGTGGTGACGTGGCTTTTGACTGCGTGGTTTGCTCATCGAGTTGCTGGCTTTTCTATGGAGATGTCGCTGCTGTTGGGGGCCTTGCTTACCGTCAGTGGCCCTACGGTAGTCATGCCGCTACTGAGGCAAGTTCAACCCGCCAAACGCATCGGTTCGTTGATGAAATGGGAGGGAATCGTCAACGACCCTATCGGGGCCGTCCTGGCAGCAATTGTCTTTGAACTGATTCTGCATAGATCCTCGGGAAGCATCGCCAGCGATTCGCTTGCCAGTCTGGGACTGACCTTGCTGACGGCACTCGTGCTGAGCAGCTTAACGGCGGTACTCATCCTGCAAATGCTGCGGCGCTACTGGGTTCCTGATTTCTTGCAGAATCCACTCGTCCTGGCACTGGTGATGTTGGTCTTTGCGTTATCGAATCAACTGCAGCATGAATCAGGGCTGGTCACGATTACCTTGCTCGGAGTTATTCTTGCCAATCAGCATAGTGTCCCCATCAGGCACATTGCCGAATTCAAAGAGAATCTGCGGACTTTGCTGATCTCGACGCTTTTCATCGTTCTTGCTGCCCGTATCAGAGTAGATATGCAGGCTTTGGAGATGCTGGGTTGGCGCAGCATAGCTTTCGTGGCTTTGTTGATTCTTGTCGTAAGACCACTAGCCGTTCTAATTTCGACCGTCGGAAGCGCGCTTACCTGGTCGGAGCGTCTGTTGCTCGCCTGGATGCATCCACGGGGAATCGTCGCCGCCGCGGTGAGTTCCCTGTTTGCCTTGGAAATCGTTCGTGTTCTGGGTCCCGATGATCCGCTAGCGAAGGAAGCCAACCGATTTGTCCTCACGGTTTTTCTCGTGATAGTAATCACGGTGATCGTCTATGGCCTGCCGCTTTCCTGGCTAGCTCGACGACTGGGACTCTCACGTCAAAACCCACAAGGCGTTCTGTTTGCGGGGGCTTCGCCGGCAGTTCGAGAGATCGCCCAGGCACTCAAGAAAGAAGAAATTGCCGTGATGGTCGTGGACACCAATCCCCGAAACAATTCAGCCGCCCGCATGGCAGGGCTTCCCGTCATTTTTGCGAGCATCGGTAGTGAACTGGTGCGTGAGAAGACTGATCTTGGTGGCATTGGGCGAATGCTGGCAATGACTCCGAATGACGAAGTAAATACTCTGGCTGCGATGGCATATGCAGAAAGATTCGGCAGGTCGGAAGTGTATCAGCTTGCTACGGGAGAGATATCCAATGGAAACAACGAACGCAAAGCAACCTACCGCAAGGGTCGTATCTTGTTTGCCGAACCGGTTACCTATGATGAATTGACCAAGCGATTCAATAGCGGACAACAAGTCAAGTCAACCCTCTTAAGCGAAGACTTCACTTTCACCGACTTCGTTGATCGCTACGGTGAATCGGCTTTGGTGCTATTTCGCATCGACACGGCGGGCAAACTGCTGGTAGCGACGAACGAAACTGAAATGACTCCCCAGGCAGGGCAGAAAATTATTGCCTTGGTAGATGAAGTGGAAGAGGAGTAG
- a CDS encoding DUF3891 family protein has protein sequence MIRREVVFADGVPQWLMISQVEHARLSGCLAELCLEQFGASVPESEGETLEVVRRELLQAIVHHDDGWLAWEAEPPLDDKTHCPLSFDELSAEDSIKIWTDSIQEVSTFSDLGAWVVAGHFSAILVASEHHMAHPLAKPWLQKTSQQRSEWFANWHRQNERVHTLGLAGEALKWLQLFDVLSLWPCMLYPVAGERATKAPEPFRTAEDWILVREIRPASDACQQIVFDPWPFKQPVETMEAAAQLAPVREYGSSAELLAACQPITARWELVQG, from the coding sequence ATGATTCGTCGCGAGGTTGTCTTTGCCGACGGCGTGCCGCAATGGCTCATGATTTCCCAGGTGGAACATGCTCGCCTGAGTGGCTGTTTGGCGGAGTTGTGCTTGGAGCAGTTTGGTGCCTCGGTGCCTGAATCCGAGGGCGAGACACTCGAGGTCGTCCGTCGAGAGTTGCTTCAGGCGATCGTCCATCACGACGATGGCTGGCTAGCATGGGAAGCTGAACCGCCGCTCGACGATAAAACACATTGCCCGCTCTCATTCGACGAACTTTCGGCCGAAGATTCCATCAAGATATGGACAGACTCAATTCAAGAAGTTAGCACTTTTAGTGATTTGGGGGCCTGGGTCGTAGCTGGCCACTTCAGCGCGATCCTGGTAGCTTCCGAACACCATATGGCTCACCCACTTGCCAAACCCTGGCTGCAGAAAACTTCCCAGCAACGAAGCGAATGGTTTGCAAATTGGCATCGCCAGAACGAGCGAGTTCATACACTCGGACTCGCCGGCGAGGCACTCAAGTGGCTTCAGTTATTCGACGTCCTAAGCCTGTGGCCATGCATGCTTTATCCGGTTGCTGGTGAAAGAGCTACGAAAGCACCCGAACCCTTCCGCACTGCGGAAGACTGGATTCTGGTGCGTGAGATACGCCCTGCGAGCGATGCTTGCCAGCAGATCGTCTTTGATCCATGGCCGTTTAAGCAACCTGTAGAGACGATGGAAGCCGCTGCCCAATTGGCACCAGTCCGCGAATACGGATCATCCGCAGAATTACTCGCCGCATGCCAACCGATTACTGCACGATGGGAATTGGTGCAAGGTTAG
- the fba gene encoding class II fructose-bisphosphate aldolase (catalyzes the reversible aldol condensation of dihydroxyacetonephosphate and glyceraldehyde 3-phosphate in the Calvin cycle, glycolysis, and/or gluconeogenesis) yields the protein MPLVPMRLLLDHAAENDYGLAAFNVNNMEQIQAIMEAAQETDSPVIVQASRGARSYSQDNYLRHLMLAAAELYPSIPIVMHQDHGNSPETCKSAIENGFTSVMMDGSLEADGKTPADYDYNVKVTKEVVESAHEQGVSVEGELGCLGSLESGEGEQEDGHGATGTLTHDQLLTDPDEAERFVAETGVDALAVAIGTSHGAYKFTSKPTGSVLAMDRIEEIHRRLPNCHLVMHGSSSVPQELQDIINKYGGELKQTWGVPVEEIQRGIKHGVRKINVDTDNRLAITGAIRKVLMETPEKFDPRDYLKPAREAMKQVCVARMVSFGQAGQAGKIKPVSIDKFSSFYAAV from the coding sequence ATGCCATTGGTACCCATGCGACTGTTATTGGATCACGCCGCCGAGAATGACTACGGCTTGGCAGCCTTCAACGTGAACAATATGGAACAGATTCAGGCGATCATGGAGGCAGCCCAAGAGACCGACTCGCCTGTGATTGTCCAGGCCAGTCGGGGAGCCCGCTCCTATTCGCAGGACAACTACCTCCGCCACTTGATGCTCGCCGCTGCCGAGCTGTACCCAAGCATTCCCATCGTCATGCACCAGGACCATGGCAACAGCCCCGAGACCTGCAAGAGCGCCATCGAGAACGGTTTCACGAGCGTCATGATGGATGGTTCGCTGGAAGCCGACGGCAAGACTCCTGCCGACTACGACTACAACGTGAAGGTCACCAAGGAAGTAGTCGAATCAGCCCACGAGCAGGGAGTGTCTGTCGAAGGTGAACTCGGCTGTCTCGGTTCGCTCGAATCAGGAGAAGGCGAGCAGGAAGATGGCCATGGAGCAACCGGCACACTCACTCACGATCAGCTATTGACCGACCCTGACGAAGCCGAGCGATTTGTTGCCGAGACCGGAGTCGACGCCTTGGCTGTTGCCATCGGTACCAGCCACGGGGCATACAAGTTCACGAGCAAGCCGACGGGCTCCGTGCTGGCAATGGATCGTATAGAAGAGATTCATCGCCGTCTGCCAAACTGCCATCTCGTGATGCATGGCTCTAGCAGCGTTCCCCAAGAGCTGCAGGATATCATCAACAAGTACGGTGGTGAGCTCAAGCAAACATGGGGCGTGCCTGTCGAAGAAATCCAGCGCGGCATCAAGCATGGTGTGCGCAAGATCAATGTCGACACCGACAATCGCTTAGCAATCACGGGTGCGATCCGCAAGGTCTTGATGGAAACCCCCGAGAAATTTGATCCCCGCGATTACCTCAAGCCTGCCCGTGAAGCGATGAAGCAGGTCTGCGTCGCTCGGATGGTCAGCTTCGGCCAGGCAGGCCAGGCAGGAAAGATCAAACCCGTCTCGATCGACAAGTTTTCCAGCTTCTACGCCGCTGTGTAG
- a CDS encoding putative metallopeptidase, producing MESPRPGFDFTFAMRQLCDDMAERLPELNHIDMRRVAISVSQTRQDVSHGMYASLTPLRFESGEKRKTIRGVDWEVPPLLDDQGIEYLYLLSFYLPRFQNTSLEEKLATVVHELWHIGPGFDGDLRRHAGRYYAHGPSQRDYDAHVARLAQAWLVRNPPAHLYEFLSLDFSELIAEYGQVFGSRWPAPQLVRC from the coding sequence ATGGAAAGCCCTCGTCCAGGATTCGATTTCACCTTTGCGATGCGCCAGCTCTGCGACGATATGGCCGAGCGTCTGCCCGAGCTCAACCACATCGACATGCGTCGGGTTGCCATTAGCGTTAGCCAGACACGTCAGGATGTGTCCCATGGCATGTACGCTTCGCTCACGCCGCTGCGATTCGAGTCAGGGGAAAAACGCAAAACAATTCGCGGCGTCGATTGGGAAGTACCTCCGCTCTTGGATGACCAAGGCATTGAGTACCTCTACCTCTTGAGTTTCTACCTCCCTCGGTTTCAAAATACCTCACTCGAAGAGAAGCTTGCGACAGTAGTCCACGAACTGTGGCACATTGGCCCTGGTTTTGACGGTGACCTCCGCCGCCATGCCGGCCGCTACTATGCTCACGGCCCTTCCCAACGCGACTATGACGCTCATGTGGCGCGTCTCGCCCAGGCATGGCTGGTGCGCAACCCCCCTGCCCACTTGTACGAATTCCTCTCCCTCGATTTCAGCGAGTTGATAGCAGAATACGGCCAGGTTTTTGGCAGCCGATGGCCTGCTCCGCAACTGGTGCGCTGCTAG
- a CDS encoding bL17 family ribosomal protein, with protein MRHRNKGRKLGRNPNHQRALLRNLASALILTERDAEFDDNAPKVKGRIVTTIAKAKEVRPLVEKCITIARRSLAAQEAAAEHSTSADRGSEEWKSWRTSDRWNAWANAIAPSVTARRRCIQLLGDKQAVSILFDEIAPRFADRPGGYTRIVRLAQPRLGDAGTRAILEFVGVRDRVVERSERPSFDDSPAESAPADEVAESAPESDSAGAVEEEQTAE; from the coding sequence ATGAGACATCGAAATAAAGGCCGTAAACTCGGTCGCAATCCGAATCATCAACGTGCCTTGCTGCGGAATCTGGCCAGTGCCCTGATCCTCACTGAGCGTGATGCAGAGTTTGACGACAATGCACCCAAGGTCAAGGGCCGCATCGTCACGACGATCGCCAAGGCCAAGGAAGTCCGTCCGCTGGTGGAGAAGTGCATCACGATAGCTCGTCGGAGTCTCGCAGCACAGGAAGCGGCAGCCGAGCATAGCACTTCCGCAGATCGTGGTAGCGAAGAGTGGAAAAGTTGGCGAACGAGCGACCGCTGGAACGCCTGGGCCAACGCCATTGCCCCCTCCGTGACCGCCCGGCGCCGTTGCATTCAACTCCTCGGTGACAAGCAGGCTGTGAGCATTTTGTTCGATGAAATCGCTCCTCGCTTCGCCGACCGACCTGGTGGCTATACCCGCATTGTACGCCTCGCACAGCCTCGTTTGGGTGATGCCGGTACGCGAGCAATCTTGGAGTTTGTCGGGGTTCGTGATCGTGTCGTAGAGCGGAGCGAACGTCCTTCGTTTGACGATTCCCCTGCCGAATCGGCTCCGGCCGATGAGGTTGCTGAATCTGCACCGGAATCAGATTCTGCCGGGGCCGTTGAAGAAGAGCAAACTGCTGAGTAA
- a CDS encoding DNA-directed RNA polymerase subunit alpha, with product MHIRWRGLELPSKVVCEVESLSATYGKFIAEPFERGFGSTVGNGLRRVLLSSLEGSAVTQIKVHNAQHEFTTIPGVLEDVTDIVLNIKSLVVKNYSDTTKVLRVERNTAGVVTAADIETDESVEVINKDLVIANLTDDVPFIVEMVVENGRGYVSATEHGENIQEIGIIPIDAIYSPVTRVRYSIEETRVGQKTNYDKLVLEIQTDGSVNPEMAMIEAAKILRKHLTPFVQYTELGPQVHAPSRGGSPGMGLDSALEAMFNMSIAELNLSVRASNCLEAEHILFVRDLVSKNEDQLLEVRNFGETTLAEVRQKLRDLGLHLGMRVPPSPSSSVSSMTSTNI from the coding sequence ATGCATATTCGCTGGCGTGGATTGGAACTACCAAGCAAGGTAGTTTGTGAAGTCGAATCACTCTCGGCTACTTATGGCAAGTTTATCGCTGAGCCTTTTGAAAGAGGCTTTGGCTCGACGGTTGGTAATGGCCTCCGTCGCGTGCTGCTCTCCAGCCTGGAAGGTAGCGCCGTGACGCAGATCAAAGTGCACAACGCACAGCATGAGTTCACGACGATCCCGGGTGTACTGGAAGATGTCACGGATATCGTGCTGAATATCAAGAGCTTGGTGGTCAAGAATTACAGCGACACAACCAAGGTTCTTCGAGTCGAACGCAATACCGCGGGCGTGGTTACTGCTGCCGATATTGAAACCGATGAGTCGGTTGAAGTGATCAACAAGGATCTTGTGATCGCCAACCTTACCGACGACGTTCCTTTCATCGTGGAAATGGTTGTCGAGAACGGGCGAGGATATGTCTCCGCCACCGAGCATGGAGAAAACATCCAAGAAATCGGCATCATTCCCATTGATGCGATTTATAGCCCTGTTACCCGAGTGCGTTACTCCATTGAAGAAACTCGCGTTGGTCAAAAGACGAACTATGACAAACTGGTTCTTGAAATTCAAACAGATGGCAGCGTGAATCCTGAGATGGCAATGATTGAAGCTGCCAAGATCTTGCGAAAGCATCTCACGCCATTCGTTCAGTACACCGAATTGGGACCCCAAGTTCATGCACCTTCTCGCGGCGGGAGTCCTGGAATGGGTCTCGATTCGGCGCTTGAAGCCATGTTTAACATGAGCATCGCTGAACTGAACCTGTCAGTGCGGGCGAGCAATTGCTTGGAAGCTGAGCATATCTTGTTTGTGCGGGATTTGGTTTCGAAAAACGAAGATCAGTTGCTTGAGGTTCGCAATTTTGGGGAAACCACGTTAGCCGAGGTTCGTCAGAAGCTGCGTGACCTTGGTCTCCACCTGGGCATGAGGGTTCCTCCGTCTCCCAGCAGTAGCGTCTCCAGCATGACCAGCACAAACATCTAA
- the rpsD gene encoding 30S ribosomal protein S4, producing MARYTGPVCRLCRRDGMKLFLKGFRCDSTKCAIDRRPNPPGQQLSRRSKLTDYGIHLREKQKVKHYYGVLERQFRRYFEKAVHSRGNTGDALLGFLERRLDNVVYRMGFGASRSAARQLVNHGHVTVNGRRCDIASSMVNTGDVIRVKNRAKSLDLVRGVLAEHGRDVPDFLSVSAGDIPEGIVSRLPVAEDASLPIQTQLIVELCSR from the coding sequence ATGGCTAGATACACAGGTCCAGTTTGCCGCCTATGCCGCCGCGACGGCATGAAGTTGTTTCTCAAGGGATTCCGGTGCGATTCCACGAAGTGTGCGATCGATCGTCGGCCCAATCCTCCAGGTCAGCAACTCTCGCGTCGAAGCAAGCTTACTGATTACGGAATTCACTTGCGTGAAAAGCAGAAAGTGAAGCACTATTACGGCGTGCTAGAGCGTCAGTTCCGTCGCTACTTCGAGAAGGCCGTACATTCCAGGGGAAACACTGGCGATGCTTTGCTGGGTTTTCTGGAGCGTCGTTTGGACAACGTCGTCTACCGTATGGGCTTCGGTGCCAGTCGCAGTGCGGCCCGCCAGTTGGTCAATCACGGTCACGTGACGGTTAATGGTCGTCGCTGTGATATTGCCAGTAGCATGGTAAATACTGGCGACGTGATCCGTGTCAAGAATCGAGCCAAGAGTTTGGATCTTGTTCGTGGCGTTTTGGCAGAGCATGGTCGGGACGTTCCTGACTTCCTTTCTGTTTCCGCCGGGGACATCCCCGAAGGAATCGTGAGCCGCCTGCCGGTTGCTGAGGATGCCTCGTTGCCGATTCAGACACAGTTGATTGTCGAATTGTGCTCGCGCTAG
- the rpsK gene encoding 30S ribosomal protein S11: MAKQVKTSKVKKKTVRRNVTVAFAHIKATFNNTTVTITDTKGDTLCWASAGTSGFKGSRKSTPFAGQSAAQQAAEKAKKFGVKDVEVKVKGPGSGRESAITALEAAGLKVKSIEDVTPLPHNGCRPRKKRRV; this comes from the coding sequence GTGGCCAAGCAAGTCAAGACAAGCAAAGTAAAAAAGAAAACGGTGCGTCGCAACGTTACCGTCGCGTTTGCTCATATCAAGGCAACGTTCAACAACACCACGGTGACAATCACCGACACCAAGGGTGATACCCTCTGTTGGGCGAGTGCAGGTACAAGTGGGTTCAAAGGAAGTCGCAAGAGCACTCCTTTCGCCGGTCAGAGTGCTGCCCAGCAAGCTGCCGAAAAGGCCAAGAAATTTGGCGTCAAGGATGTTGAAGTCAAGGTCAAAGGACCCGGTAGCGGGCGAGAGAGCGCGATTACTGCTTTAGAAGCAGCGGGTCTCAAAGTTAAATCAATCGAAGACGTAACGCCATTGCCACACAATGGTTGTCGACCACGTAAGAAGCGTCGCGTGTAA
- the rpsM gene encoding 30S ribosomal protein S13, with product MPRLLGVDIPTDRPTVISLTYLYGVGPKIARELCIKAGIDPQVRARELGEDEVARLAALLDKDYVVEGQLRRQTSQNISRLRDIASYRGLRHRRGLPVRGQRTKTNARTRKGPKKTVAGKKGVKDLR from the coding sequence ATGCCTCGTTTGTTAGGTGTAGATATTCCGACGGATCGCCCGACCGTGATTTCATTGACCTATCTCTATGGAGTCGGTCCAAAGATCGCCCGGGAGTTGTGTATTAAGGCGGGGATCGATCCACAAGTGCGGGCACGTGAGTTGGGCGAAGATGAAGTCGCACGATTGGCGGCTTTGTTAGACAAAGATTACGTCGTCGAAGGTCAACTGCGACGCCAGACAAGTCAGAATATTTCCCGGTTGCGTGACATCGCCAGTTATCGGGGGCTTCGTCATCGCCGAGGTTTACCCGTACGTGGTCAGCGGACCAAGACCAATGCACGCACACGCAAGGGTCCCAAGAAAACAGTTGCCGGTAAGAAGGGTGTTAAGGATCTTCGCTAA
- the rpmJ gene encoding 50S ribosomal protein L36: MKVRASVKCMCAKCKVVRRRGVVYVVCSNPRHKQRQG; encoded by the coding sequence ATGAAAGTTCGAGCCAGTGTCAAATGTATGTGCGCTAAGTGCAAGGTGGTACGCCGACGAGGTGTAGTCTACGTTGTCTGCTCGAATCCTCGCCACAAGCAACGCCAGGGTTAG
- the map gene encoding type I methionyl aminopeptidase has protein sequence MIHLKSPREIGLMRQAGLAVWKAHQIAGKMIGPGATTAEIDRAVEKHFSDLGATPLFKDYPNSVKNKKPFPAVTCMSVNEAVVHGIPSNRPLREGDIVSIDTGCRLNGWCGDAAKTYPVGRVSPEVQQLLDVTERVLDLSIELMNEKSYWSQIAEEMAQYVADHGFSTVECFVGHGIGREMHEDPQVPNYSSRSLRGSADFRIEPGLVIAVEPMVNIGTKKVKTLRDQWTQVTTDGKFSAHFEHTVAITPDGPTLLTIAPSPAERKEIAV, from the coding sequence ATGATTCACCTCAAATCGCCACGAGAGATTGGTTTAATGCGCCAAGCGGGTTTAGCCGTTTGGAAGGCGCATCAAATAGCTGGCAAGATGATCGGGCCTGGTGCCACCACAGCTGAAATCGATCGCGCTGTAGAAAAGCACTTTTCCGATCTCGGTGCTACTCCCTTGTTTAAAGACTACCCGAATTCGGTCAAAAATAAAAAGCCTTTCCCTGCAGTTACATGTATGTCGGTGAACGAGGCTGTTGTCCATGGCATCCCTAGCAACCGTCCCCTGCGTGAAGGGGATATCGTAAGTATTGACACAGGATGCAGGCTCAACGGGTGGTGTGGCGACGCCGCCAAGACCTATCCCGTCGGCCGTGTAAGTCCCGAGGTCCAGCAGCTACTCGACGTGACCGAAAGGGTTCTGGACTTGTCAATCGAATTGATGAACGAGAAAAGCTATTGGAGTCAAATCGCCGAGGAGATGGCCCAATATGTGGCTGATCATGGGTTTTCGACCGTTGAATGTTTTGTAGGACATGGCATCGGGCGTGAAATGCACGAAGATCCTCAGGTCCCAAATTATTCGAGTCGTTCCTTGCGTGGAAGTGCAGATTTCCGGATCGAGCCAGGCTTGGTCATTGCAGTGGAACCCATGGTCAATATTGGCACGAAGAAGGTAAAAACCCTTCGGGATCAATGGACGCAGGTGACTACAGACGGAAAATTCAGTGCCCATTTTGAGCATACCGTAGCGATCACACCCGATGGCCCCACTTTGCTAACCATCGCCCCAAGTCCAGCAGAACGGAAAGAAATTGCCGTTTGA